The Brachyhypopomus gauderio isolate BG-103 chromosome 1, BGAUD_0.2, whole genome shotgun sequence genome includes the window TATGACGTTGATGTGAACTCCTCGTGTATCTACAGAGTTTACTGAGCCATTCAGTATAAACTCATTATTCTTGTGCTTGGTGGTTTTCACCAGGATATTTCCCCAGTGCAGGTCTCTACAGAAAAAGAATGACATCACACTGCACTTAAGTCATATCTCAACAGTCACCCGAGGATTTCAATCAGGTTCTGTAACAGAGAACAGAGTTTGAGGAGCTTCAACTCTCCAGATAGTTCCTGAGACACCATATTACCATTTTTTAAGATCCATTTTTACTGCATCATTTGAACAGTTCCTTTCAAAAACCCACATTATGAGGTGCGTCATTTGTCTTTCAGGTGGCTAGTAAAATCCTTTTACTTGTATTTAACAGTGCTTCGGAGAGCAAAAACATTAGCTAGGTTCTGTCTGTAATGGCTGTTATGTCTGTTAGAATCAtggttcaacaggtcagtgtgtttgtgagattaCCTGTGTTCAAAGCACAGGGCCTGTTCAGCTACTGCCAGTGCAGCTGTGACCTGGTGTAAAATACTTTTGGCTTGGGTCATGGAGGAGAGCtgcgtgcgtacacacacacacacacacacacacacacacacacacacacacacacacacacacacacacacacacacacacacacacacacacacacacacacaggatcaaGGCATTTGATCAAAGTGTCCTTTTCAATATAGGGCAAGGTTAGATGTCAATGAATGCCACTGACCATGTGAGTCAGTTGAATCAATGCATCTCTACGCAGTTGTGAAGACGTAATTACAGAAACTGTGTGAACGTATACCTTTCCATTCATGTTCTCCAAATCGCTGCCTCCAAACTCAAACTCAAGAATCACAAAAAGCTGATCTTCACCAAAGAAATCTGGGCACATAAACACATGTTCTCATTAGCTCCTAATTATTTTAACCGAACATTaaaaggcttgtgtgtgtgtatacatacatacatacatacatatacatatatatatatatatatatatatatatatatatatatatatatatatatatacacatataatctattcttaaagttgggttgggaactgggtcaaaatgggtaagcaaactatgatgactttcaacttgatagtttagttcggctgtattcctaaccaacttgcacagtaggggcgagaacgagttttcaaacctgtgaattacaaatcgtacgtgtgtttacatggatgcggccacgaagtcgccaggtttgcttcatggaaaattcatttttaggaacgtaaagtgtaaCAGGTGTTACGGTCAATTCAGTTCCCCCTGTTCCCCCCAAACGGCGCATGCGCGAAATCAACGAAATCACGCATTAGTCTGCTGCTGGGTTATCGCCTTTACTCGATGTGTACACGTTATTATCCgggttggttttgtttctctaaCTAAAGTTAACTTTGTGTGCTTGTGACTAACTGTGCTGTAAAGCTCAGGTGTTTTAGCAGAGgattaaatgtacaaaaattaCTCCGATGTTTAATTGTTTACGCTACTTTTTCAGCCTTTCATTTTTTAGTTCGCTTGCATGCGAACTAAAAAAATGCGAAGATTTAATGCGTTTTTTAaactatttaaattatttattgaaACATAAAGAGACGTGTATTGTTCACACtttaaaggttgttttttaACAGACTTATTTGTTGTTTGCTGTGTCCTGGATGTTCTACAGCCTAAAAGGACTTTTGTCTAAATACAAATTTTTTttctaaatacaaataaaaatgtattacacGACAAATGTTATCCCATTTGGCTTCAcgcaatatttaaatcacttgagCATGTGATATATTGTTTTTGCTTTACAGTGCAAGTTTTATCcaatgcacagtgcttttacactaagaacagggggaacggatttaaccggagccctgtgaaaaatggttcctccccttaaatgacagaaagtgtacatgtaaggcacaaaaagtagagtgggtgtgtattttactcttatccttgtaaataacaagttttattcactgcacagtgcttttacactaagaacacagggggaacggatttaaccggagccctgtgaaaaatggttcccccctcttaaatgacagaaaatgtacatgtaaggcacaaaaagtagagtgggtgtgtattttactcttatccttgtatataacaagttttatccactgcacagtgcctttacactaagaacacagggggaacggatttaaccggagccctgtgaaaaatggttcccccctcttaaatgacagaaagtgtacatgtaaggcacaacaattaaggtggggttatatttgactcttatccttgtaaataacaagttttattcactgcacagtgcttttacactaagaacaaagggggaacggattttaccagagccctgtgaaaaatggttcccccctcttaaatgacagaaagtgtacatgtaaggcacaaaaattagagtgggtgtgtatttgactcttatccttgtaaataacaagttttattcactgcacagtgcttttacactaagaacacagggggaacggatttaaccggagccctgtgaaaaatggttcccccctcttaaatgacagaaaatgtacatgtaaggcacaaaaagtagagtgggtgtgtattttactcttatccttgtaaataacaagttttattcactgcacagtgcttttacactaagaacacagggggaacggtttttaccagagccctgtgaaaaatggttcccccctcttaaatgacagaaagtgtacatgtaaggcacaacaattaaggtggggttatatttgactcttatccttgtatataacaagttttatccactgcacagtgcctttacactaagaacacagggggaacggatttaaccggagccctgtgaaaaatggttcccccctcttaaatgacagaaaatgtacatgtaaggcacaaaaagtagagtgggtgtgtattttactcttatccttgtaaataacaagttttattcactgcacagtgcctttacactaagaacacagggggaacggatttaaccggagccctgtgaaaaatggttcccccccccttaaatgacagaaagtgtacatgtaaggcacaacaattaaggtgggggtgtatttgactcttatccttgtatataacaagttttatccactgcacagtgcttttacactaagaacacagggggaacggattttaccagagccctttgaaaaatggttccccccccttaaatgacagaaagtgtacatgtaaggcacaacaattaaggtgggggtgtatttgactcttatccttgtatataacaagttttatccactgcacagtgcttttacactaagaacacagggggaac containing:
- the LOC143518523 gene encoding serine/threonine-protein kinase haspin-like isoform X2, translated to MLSWGSAQSLGKFDQEKGSENDRPDFFGEDQLFVILEFEFGGSDLENMNGKLSSMTQAKSILHQVTAALAVAEQALCFEHRDLHWGNILVKTTKHKNNEFILNGSVNSVDTRGVHINVIDYSLSQLEIDGLTVSCDIANDEELFLGQGDYQFEIYRLIRKENNGGCPVDPNTKVHTWY